Proteins encoded by one window of Nocardioides euryhalodurans:
- a CDS encoding GntP family permease translates to MDPAPIEPAYSAGILLAIAGVAVLLLLFLIIRLKMHAFVALILVSVLTAIATQIPLTDVAFVTTYFFGKTLGTVALLVGLGAMIGRLLEVTGGAQVLADTLINKFGEKRAPLALGIAALLFGFPIFFDAGLVVFLPIIFSVAKRFGGSVLIYALPAAGAFAAMHAIVPPHPGPVTAADLLGASIGLTLLIGTPVAVLAWYVGSYLFTRYYGGKIYVPIDDSMLTGRKADEPGVGGGTGTATETRTEAPPTFGLVLTILLLPLVLIGINTILTTLVLAGTIGESAVVDALVFIGQTPIALLITLLVATYTLGTRGRSLADTEVILNDALAPICAIILITGAGGMFGGVLRHSGIGTALSDSLADLGLPLIVSAFVIATILRVAQGSATVALTTTAGLLSTAAAGADLSSVDLVCLVLAIAAGATVLSHVNDSGFWLVSRFFGMDVKTTLRTWTVMETTLGLSIFVLALALWYATP, encoded by the coding sequence GTGGATCCGGCACCCATCGAACCGGCGTACTCCGCCGGCATCCTGCTCGCCATCGCCGGCGTCGCCGTGCTCCTGCTGCTGTTCCTCATCATCCGGCTGAAGATGCACGCGTTCGTCGCGCTGATCCTCGTCAGCGTGCTGACGGCGATCGCCACCCAGATCCCGCTCACGGACGTCGCGTTCGTGACGACGTACTTCTTCGGCAAGACACTCGGCACGGTCGCCCTCCTGGTGGGGCTCGGGGCGATGATCGGGCGGCTGCTGGAGGTGACCGGCGGCGCGCAGGTGCTGGCCGACACCCTCATCAACAAGTTCGGCGAGAAGCGGGCGCCGCTCGCGCTGGGCATCGCGGCGCTGCTCTTCGGCTTCCCGATCTTCTTCGACGCCGGCCTCGTGGTCTTCCTGCCGATCATCTTCTCCGTCGCCAAGCGCTTCGGCGGCTCGGTGCTGATCTACGCGCTCCCCGCGGCCGGTGCCTTCGCTGCGATGCACGCGATCGTCCCGCCGCACCCGGGGCCGGTGACCGCCGCTGACCTGCTGGGCGCGAGCATCGGACTGACGCTGCTGATCGGCACTCCGGTCGCGGTCCTCGCCTGGTACGTCGGCTCCTACCTCTTCACCCGCTACTACGGCGGCAAGATCTACGTGCCGATCGACGACAGCATGCTCACCGGTCGCAAGGCGGACGAGCCCGGCGTCGGCGGCGGCACCGGCACCGCGACCGAGACCCGCACCGAGGCGCCGCCGACGTTCGGGCTGGTGCTGACGATCCTGCTGCTGCCGCTGGTGCTCATCGGCATCAACACGATCCTCACCACGCTGGTGCTCGCCGGCACCATCGGGGAGTCGGCCGTGGTCGACGCACTGGTCTTCATCGGCCAGACGCCGATCGCGCTGCTGATCACGCTGCTGGTCGCGACGTACACGCTCGGGACGCGCGGCCGTTCGCTCGCCGACACGGAAGTGATCCTGAACGACGCGCTCGCCCCGATCTGCGCGATCATCCTGATCACGGGTGCCGGCGGCATGTTCGGCGGCGTGCTGCGCCACAGCGGCATCGGCACGGCCCTCTCCGACTCGCTCGCCGACCTCGGCCTGCCGCTGATCGTCTCGGCCTTCGTGATCGCCACCATCCTGCGCGTCGCGCAGGGCTCGGCGACGGTGGCGCTGACCACCACGGCCGGGCTGCTGAGCACGGCTGCCGCGGGCGCCGACCTGTCGTCGGTCGACCTGGTCTGCCTGGTGCTCGCGATCGCCGCCGGCGCGACGGTGCTCTCCCACGTCAACGACTCCGGCTTCTGGCTGGTGAGCCGGTTCTTCGGGATGGACGTCAAGACCACGCTCCGCACCTGGACCGTCATGGAGACGACGCTCGGGCTGTCGATCTTCGTGCTGGCGCTGGCGCTCTGGTACGCCACGCCATGA
- a CDS encoding gluconokinase yields MTGSGPVWHLVFMGVSGSGKSTAGQAVNARLGWEFAEGDDFHPQANIDKMSAGRPLVDEDRIPWLESLAAWTRERDAAGQPTMISCSALRRSYRDILRTGGEHTFFVHMVGDKGLLLERMSSRDHFMPPTLLESQLDTLEQFDDDEAGMAVDVDQTPDEIAQQVLTRLDLA; encoded by the coding sequence ATGACCGGGAGCGGGCCGGTCTGGCACCTGGTCTTCATGGGGGTGTCCGGGTCGGGCAAGTCGACGGCCGGCCAGGCGGTCAACGCCCGGCTGGGGTGGGAGTTCGCCGAGGGCGACGACTTCCACCCGCAGGCCAACATCGACAAGATGTCGGCCGGCCGGCCGCTGGTCGACGAGGACCGGATCCCGTGGCTGGAGTCGCTCGCAGCCTGGACGCGTGAGCGCGACGCGGCCGGGCAGCCGACGATGATCAGCTGCTCGGCGCTGAGGAGGTCCTACCGCGACATCCTGCGGACCGGCGGCGAGCACACGTTCTTCGTGCACATGGTCGGCGACAAGGGGCTGCTGCTCGAGCGGATGAGCAGCCGCGACCACTTCATGCCGCCCACCCTCCTGGAGTCCCAGCTCGACACCCTCGAGCAGTTCGACGACGACGAGGCAGGCATGGCGGTCGACGTCGACCAGACGCCCGACGAGATCGCCCAGCAGGTGCTCACCCGCCTCGACCTCGCCTGA
- the ftsE gene encoding cell division ATP-binding protein FtsE — translation MIRFEKVDKTYPGQGAPALDNVSVDVEKGEFVFLVGASGSGKSTFLRLVLRESRPTSGRVYVAGKEINRLAGWKVPRLRRQIGTVFQDFRLLPNKTVSENVAFALQVIGKGAGDIKTLVPETLEMVGLDGKGDRFPDELSGGEQQRVAIARAFVNRPMILIADEPTGNLDPATSVGIMKLLDRINRTGTTVVMATHDSSIVDQMRKRVIELEGGRVVRDQAQGAYGFQH, via the coding sequence GTGATTCGCTTCGAGAAGGTCGACAAGACCTACCCCGGTCAGGGCGCTCCCGCCCTCGACAACGTCTCCGTCGACGTCGAGAAGGGCGAGTTCGTCTTCCTCGTCGGCGCCTCCGGCTCGGGCAAGTCCACGTTCCTGCGGCTGGTGCTGCGCGAGTCCCGCCCCACCTCGGGCCGGGTCTACGTCGCCGGCAAGGAGATCAACCGGCTCGCCGGCTGGAAGGTTCCCCGCCTGCGGCGCCAGATCGGCACCGTCTTCCAGGACTTCCGGCTGCTGCCGAACAAGACGGTCTCCGAGAACGTCGCCTTCGCGCTCCAGGTGATCGGCAAGGGCGCCGGCGACATCAAGACGCTGGTCCCCGAGACCCTCGAGATGGTCGGGCTCGACGGCAAGGGCGACCGGTTCCCCGACGAGCTCTCGGGTGGTGAGCAGCAGCGCGTCGCGATCGCCCGTGCGTTCGTCAACCGTCCGATGATCCTGATCGCCGACGAGCCGACCGGAAACCTCGACCCGGCCACGTCGGTCGGCATCATGAAGCTGCTCGACCGGATCAACCGGACCGGGACGACCGTCGTCATGGCGACCCACGACTCGAGCATCGTCGACCAGATGCGCAAGCGCGTCATCGAGCTGGAGGGCGGTCGCGTCGTGCGCGACCAGGCGCAGGGCGCCTACGGCTTCCAGCACTGA
- the ftsX gene encoding permease-like cell division protein FtsX, giving the protein MQLRYVFSELGQGLRRNLSMHIAVILTLFVSLTLVGFGVMLNQQATRAGEQWGNELQITVFMCRDNDPDPACPTEVTAPQQRAIEDVVDESPEVSSWYVESKAEAFEKVKVLIGPEKFEGPNAAATQADMAKSIWITLEDPDEFQGITSAVQGLDGVSQVRDQRQVVGPILRGIDAMQIGAFVIAVFLVIAALLLVANTIRLAALARRREIGIMRLVGASTLYIALPFLLEAVVTAIIGVALAAGAMGAFMWFGVRQRLEDFVGFIPWIGLPEYLVAVAVVAVVGPLLTLLPTLVLTRKYLKV; this is encoded by the coding sequence ATGCAGCTGCGTTACGTCTTCTCAGAGCTCGGCCAGGGCCTGCGCCGCAACCTGTCCATGCACATCGCGGTGATCCTCACCCTGTTCGTCTCGCTCACCCTCGTGGGCTTCGGCGTCATGCTCAACCAGCAGGCCACCCGCGCCGGTGAGCAGTGGGGCAACGAGCTCCAGATCACGGTCTTCATGTGCCGCGACAACGATCCGGACCCGGCCTGCCCGACCGAGGTCACCGCGCCTCAGCAGCGGGCGATCGAGGACGTCGTCGACGAGAGCCCCGAGGTCTCCAGCTGGTACGTCGAGTCCAAGGCCGAGGCGTTCGAGAAGGTCAAGGTGCTGATCGGCCCTGAGAAGTTCGAGGGCCCCAACGCCGCCGCGACCCAGGCCGACATGGCCAAGTCGATCTGGATCACGCTCGAGGACCCCGACGAGTTCCAGGGCATCACCAGCGCCGTCCAGGGCCTCGACGGCGTCAGCCAGGTCCGTGACCAGCGCCAGGTGGTCGGCCCGATCCTGCGAGGCATCGACGCGATGCAGATCGGTGCGTTCGTGATCGCGGTGTTCCTCGTGATCGCGGCCCTGCTGCTGGTCGCCAACACCATTCGACTCGCTGCCCTGGCCCGCCGCCGCGAGATCGGGATCATGCGGCTCGTGGGAGCCTCCACCCTCTACATCGCGCTGCCGTTCCTCCTCGAGGCGGTGGTTACCGCGATCATCGGCGTGGCCCTCGCCGCGGGGGCCATGGGGGCCTTCATGTGGTTCGGCGTTCGGCAGCGGCTCGAGGACTTCGTGGGCTTCATCCCGTGGATCGGGCTGCCCGAGTACCTCGTCGCCGTGGCGGTGGTCGCCGTGGTGGGTCCGCTGCTCACGCTGCTGCCGACACTCGTGCTGACGCGGAAATACCTCAAAGTCTGA